A DNA window from Staphylococcus warneri contains the following coding sequences:
- a CDS encoding PTS lactose/cellobiose transporter subunit IIA, with protein sequence MNREEVQLIGFEIVAFAGDARSKFLEALTAAQNKDFDKAEALIEEGKSLIADAHKAQTSLLAKEAQGEDIAYSVTMMHGQDHLMTTILLKDVMSHLIELYKRG encoded by the coding sequence ATGAATAGAGAAGAAGTACAATTAATTGGATTTGAAATTGTGGCATTTGCAGGAGATGCACGATCTAAGTTTTTAGAAGCATTAACAGCTGCACAAAATAAAGATTTTGACAAAGCAGAAGCTTTAATTGAAGAAGGTAAAAGCCTTATAGCAGATGCACACAAAGCTCAAACTAGTCTTTTAGCTAAAGAAGCTCAAGGAGAAGATATCGCATATAGTGTGACAATGATGCACGGTCAAGACCATTTAATGACAACGATTTTATTAAAAGATGTCATGTCACATTTAATAGAATTATATAAAAGAGGGTGA
- the lacC gene encoding tagatose-6-phosphate kinase has translation MILTLTLNPSVDISYAIEAFHLDTVNRVSNIDKTAGGKGLNVTRVLNQLSEPVTASGLIGGPLGDFIENQLDDSQIKHSFFKINDATRNCIAVLHQGKQTEILEQGPTISEEESSDFLNHVDTLIKKMDVVAISGSLPKGLNLDYYSKIIEKCHEHQLPVILDSFGDTLMTSIHSPFKPTVIKPNIDELYQLLNQPVDESIEGLKKALNNPIFNDIEWVIVSLGAKGMFAKHHNQYYKVNIPSIEVLNPVGSGDSTVAGIAAALLNHESDEQLLKKANTLGMLNAQESRTGYVNLNNYDDLYHQIELFEV, from the coding sequence ATGATATTAACACTAACATTAAATCCATCTGTAGATATTTCATATGCAATTGAAGCGTTTCATCTAGATACAGTTAATCGAGTTTCAAATATCGATAAGACAGCAGGCGGTAAAGGTCTTAATGTGACACGTGTATTAAATCAATTAAGTGAACCTGTTACTGCTAGTGGTTTAATAGGTGGTCCATTAGGAGATTTTATTGAAAATCAATTAGATGATTCACAAATTAAACATTCGTTTTTCAAAATTAATGATGCAACGAGAAATTGTATTGCTGTACTACATCAAGGAAAGCAAACAGAGATTTTAGAACAAGGTCCAACAATAAGTGAAGAAGAAAGTTCTGATTTTTTAAATCACGTTGATACATTAATTAAAAAAATGGACGTCGTAGCGATATCAGGTAGCTTACCAAAGGGATTAAATCTGGATTATTATTCAAAGATTATTGAGAAATGTCATGAACATCAATTACCAGTCATACTTGATAGCTTTGGAGACACATTGATGACATCTATACACTCTCCATTTAAACCAACAGTTATTAAACCTAATATAGATGAACTATATCAACTTTTAAACCAACCAGTTGATGAGAGTATTGAAGGACTTAAGAAAGCACTAAATAACCCAATTTTCAATGATATCGAATGGGTTATTGTGTCATTAGGTGCCAAAGGTATGTTTGCTAAGCATCATAATCAATATTACAAAGTTAATATTCCATCTATAGAAGTATTAAATCCAGTTGGTTCGGGTGACTCTACAGTGGCTGGAATCGCTGCTGCATTGTTAAATCATGAGAGTGATGAACAACTACTTAAAAAGGCGAATACTTTAGGTATGCTAAATGCTCAAGAATCACGTACTGGATACGTCAATTTAAATAATTATGATGATTTGTATCATCAAATTGAATTATTCGAGGTGTAA
- a CDS encoding lactose-specific PTS transporter subunit EIIC, which produces MMKKLIAQIEKGKPFFEKLSRNIYLRAIRDGFISAMPVILFSSLFLLIAFVPNVFGFKWDKEMEGILMKPYNYTMGLVALLVAGTTAKSLTDSYNRKLESTNQINFISTMLASICGFLFLAADPAKEGGFLNAFLGTKGLLTAFISAFITVIVYNFFIKRDITIKMPKEVPPNISQVFKDIFPFSAVILILYGIDLTIRATIKTNVAEAVLKVFEPLFTAANGWIGITIIFGAFALFWFVGIHGPSIVEPAIAAITYANIEANFKLIQAGEHANNVITSGTQMFIVTMGGTGATLVVPFMFMWVAKSKRNRAIGRASVVPTFFGVNEPILFGAPLVLNPVFFIPFVLTPIVNVWIFKFFVDVLGMNSFSVNLPWTTPAPLGIVMGTQFALLSFVLAVVLIVVDIIIYYPFLKVYDNEILEEEAGIKESNSELQDKVAANFDTKKADAILASHSNKGTETKADLTNNIKEQTNVLVLCAGGGTSGLLANALNKAAEEFNVPVKAAAGGYGAHMDIMKDYQLIILAPQVASNYEDIKQDTDKLGIKLVKTQGVEYINLTRDGQAALAFVQKQFED; this is translated from the coding sequence TTGATGAAAAAGTTAATTGCTCAAATTGAGAAGGGTAAACCATTTTTTGAAAAATTATCAAGAAACATTTATTTAAGAGCTATCCGTGATGGATTTATTTCAGCAATGCCTGTCATCTTATTCTCAAGTTTATTTTTACTAATCGCTTTTGTACCTAACGTATTTGGTTTCAAATGGGATAAAGAGATGGAAGGCATCTTGATGAAACCATATAACTATACAATGGGACTTGTAGCATTACTCGTAGCTGGAACGACAGCTAAATCACTTACAGATTCATACAATCGTAAGCTTGAAAGTACTAACCAAATCAACTTTATTTCAACAATGCTTGCGTCAATCTGTGGTTTCTTATTCTTAGCAGCCGATCCTGCTAAAGAAGGCGGATTTTTAAATGCATTTTTAGGAACTAAAGGATTATTAACTGCCTTTATATCAGCATTTATCACAGTTATTGTTTATAACTTCTTTATTAAACGTGATATTACTATCAAAATGCCTAAAGAAGTACCACCGAATATTTCACAAGTATTCAAAGATATTTTTCCATTTTCAGCAGTTATTTTAATTTTATATGGTATTGATTTAACAATTAGAGCGACTATTAAAACGAATGTTGCAGAAGCGGTACTTAAAGTATTTGAACCGTTATTTACAGCAGCTAATGGTTGGATTGGAATAACAATCATCTTTGGTGCCTTTGCATTATTCTGGTTTGTAGGTATCCATGGTCCTTCCATCGTAGAACCTGCAATTGCTGCCATTACATATGCAAATATTGAAGCTAACTTTAAGTTAATTCAAGCTGGTGAACATGCAAATAATGTTATTACATCAGGTACACAAATGTTTATCGTAACAATGGGTGGTACTGGTGCCACATTAGTTGTTCCATTTATGTTTATGTGGGTAGCTAAATCTAAACGTAACAGAGCTATTGGTAGAGCATCTGTTGTACCAACATTCTTTGGTGTAAATGAGCCGATCTTGTTTGGTGCTCCATTAGTTTTAAACCCAGTATTCTTTATACCTTTTGTATTAACACCAATTGTAAACGTATGGATCTTTAAATTCTTCGTTGATGTTTTAGGAATGAATAGTTTCTCAGTTAACTTACCATGGACTACTCCAGCGCCTTTAGGTATCGTCATGGGTACACAATTTGCACTGTTATCATTTGTTCTTGCAGTAGTATTAATCGTTGTTGATATCATTATCTATTATCCATTCTTAAAAGTGTATGATAATGAAATTTTAGAAGAAGAAGCCGGCATTAAGGAAAGTAATAGTGAGTTACAAGATAAAGTAGCAGCTAATTTCGATACTAAAAAGGCAGACGCTATTTTAGCATCACATTCAAATAAAGGTACTGAAACTAAAGCAGACTTAACAAACAATATTAAAGAACAAACAAATGTATTAGTCCTATGTGCAGGTGGAGGAACAAGTGGATTATTAGCTAATGCTTTAAATAAAGCAGCTGAAGAATTTAATGTTCCTGTCAAAGCTGCAGCTGGTGGCTACGGTGCACATATGGATATTATGAAAGATTA